The following are from one region of the Pectobacterium actinidiae genome:
- the cas1f gene encoding type I-F CRISPR-associated endonuclease Cas1f encodes MDNTFSPSDLKTILHSKRANVYYLQHCRILVNGGRVEYVTEEGNQSLYWNIPIANTSVVMLGTGTSVTQAAMREFARAGVMVGFCGGGGTPLFAANEAEVAVSWLSPQSEYRPTEYLQDWVSFWFDDEKRLAAAIAFQQVRIMQIRQHWLGSRLSRESRFTFKADHLQALLDRYEKGLAYCQTSNDVLVQEAMMTKALYKLAATAVSYGDFTRAKRGGGTDLANRFLDHGNYLAYGLAAVSTWVLGLPHGLAVLHGKTRRGGLVFDVADLIKDALVLPQAFIAAMEGEDEQEFRQRCLTAFQQSEALDVMIGSLQDVASTLSRVGR; translated from the coding sequence ATGGATAACACCTTTAGCCCTTCGGACTTAAAAACCATTCTGCATTCCAAACGCGCCAATGTTTATTACCTCCAGCATTGCCGCATTCTCGTTAACGGTGGCCGTGTCGAATATGTCACGGAAGAAGGAAACCAGTCTCTGTACTGGAATATCCCCATCGCCAATACCAGCGTTGTGATGCTGGGGACCGGCACCTCCGTCACGCAGGCGGCGATGCGGGAGTTCGCCAGAGCCGGTGTCATGGTCGGCTTTTGTGGCGGCGGCGGTACACCGCTGTTTGCGGCCAACGAGGCGGAAGTGGCGGTATCCTGGCTATCGCCGCAGAGCGAATATCGACCAACCGAGTATTTGCAGGACTGGGTCAGTTTTTGGTTCGATGATGAGAAAAGGCTGGCCGCCGCCATTGCTTTCCAACAGGTGCGGATAATGCAAATTCGTCAGCACTGGCTGGGCTCGCGCCTATCCCGCGAATCCCGCTTTACCTTTAAGGCCGACCATCTTCAGGCGCTTCTTGATCGCTATGAAAAAGGGCTAGCCTACTGCCAAACCAGCAATGACGTGCTGGTGCAGGAAGCGATGATGACCAAAGCCCTATACAAACTGGCCGCCACTGCCGTGAGCTATGGCGACTTTACCCGCGCCAAACGAGGCGGCGGCACCGATCTGGCTAACCGCTTTCTCGATCACGGTAATTATCTGGCTTACGGGCTGGCCGCCGTCTCGACGTGGGTGCTGGGTCTACCCCACGGGTTAGCCGTGTTGCATGGTAAAACTCGCCGTGGCGGACTGGTATTCGACGTTGCCGATTTAATTAAAGATGCACTTGTGCTGCCGCAGGCATTTATTGCCGCAATGGAAGGCGAAGATGAGCAAGAATTTCGTCAGCGCTGCCTGACCGCATTTCAACAATCCGAGGCGCTGGATGTGATGATCGGCAGCTTACAGGATGTCGCTAGCACGCTGAGTCGGGTGGGTCGATGA
- the cas3f gene encoding type I-F CRISPR-associated helicase Cas3f produces MNILLISECNKRALVETRRILDQFAERKGERTWQTAITQEGLNTLRKLLRKTARRNTAVACHWVRSANHTELLWIVGNLRRFNAQGSVPTNTTSRDILRAQDENPWHSAEVFSLLAAIAGLFHDVGKANALFQAGLSSTGPRSQPYRHEWVSLRLFQAFVGEQDDKGWLTALSSITSEAEVDLLASLKQDTPAVNDTPFLTLPPLAQVIAWLIVSHHRLPVFNVPKTPDPNSNAPDLGHSDTWLTEHLSPRWNALNHRKTDVTPSDLERNWQFPHGTPLRSSVWREKARKFAGRALKLPSFMHFAQLDQRLTVHLARLALMLADHHYSAGAATVGWQDMAYSVWANTDRKTREYKQKLDEHCVGVGQNALLLGRSLPHLRDTLPAITRHKGFRQRSTHPRFRWQDRAFDLAGSIRESSKQHGFFGVNMASTGRGKTFANARIMYGLSDESLGCRFSVALGLRTLTLQTGDALRQRLTLDEDDLAVLIGSQAVQDLHEMQLENEARQQNTPQTGSESADPLFSEHQYVRYDGSLDDGRLKTWLERSPTLHQLLSAPVLITTIDHLMPATESLRGGHQIAPMLRLLTSDLVLDEPDDFGLEDLPALCRLVNWAGMLGSRVLLSSATLPPALIRALFGAYLDGRAAWQQAYGTPNTPLNVCCGWFDEFDCQHEQYGDVKGFMTQHDAFVQQRLKNLTKEELPLRLASIVPVSSPSKNKDDVHLAVAQAIHPLLRDLHLQHHQKHKNGKAVSLGLVRMANINPLVAVAHQLLAMPSPQDTCIHYCIYHSQHPLAMRSYIEQRLDAALIRHDADTLWQVAEIRQAIENAPQQHHIFVVLATSVAEVGRDHDYDWAIVEPSSMRSFIQLAGRILRHRQDEQHVPKTPNITLLSHNIRALRDKDVAYCKPGFESDDEPLTTHDLRQLLQEEDYRHLNAAPRIVQPAPLNKPFSLVALEHAVLGKTLLGLKNQKLDDLKRPPAAFWWRAHPHWNGELQRRTPFRQSTKDEPYILWIAADDDDAVFMIPDDGPSKWKQSDVIRPTSLHMAEGVCAWVDPDYHALYQRLADEKQWELKRVSERFGEIRLREDEEKDWLWHPLLGVFAL; encoded by the coding sequence ATGAACATTCTGCTGATTTCAGAATGCAATAAGCGCGCGCTGGTTGAAACCCGCCGGATACTGGATCAGTTTGCCGAACGCAAGGGCGAGCGCACGTGGCAAACCGCTATTACGCAGGAAGGGTTGAACACGCTACGCAAGCTGCTGCGCAAAACGGCACGTCGCAATACGGCCGTCGCCTGTCACTGGGTTCGTAGTGCGAATCATACGGAACTGCTGTGGATCGTCGGTAATTTACGGCGTTTTAATGCACAGGGGAGCGTACCGACCAACACCACCAGCCGCGATATTCTGCGCGCGCAAGATGAAAACCCGTGGCACAGCGCCGAGGTGTTTAGCCTGCTTGCGGCCATTGCTGGGTTATTTCACGATGTCGGTAAGGCCAATGCGCTATTTCAGGCGGGGTTGAGCAGCACAGGTCCACGCAGCCAACCGTATCGGCATGAATGGGTGTCGCTGCGGCTGTTTCAGGCATTCGTAGGGGAGCAAGATGACAAAGGCTGGCTAACCGCGCTCAGTAGCATCACTTCGGAAGCCGAAGTCGATTTGCTCGCCAGCCTAAAGCAAGATACGCCAGCAGTTAACGACACGCCATTTCTGACCCTGCCGCCGCTAGCGCAAGTTATCGCCTGGCTGATTGTGTCGCACCATCGGCTGCCGGTGTTTAACGTCCCTAAAACACCCGACCCAAACAGCAACGCGCCAGATTTGGGACATTCGGATACCTGGTTGACCGAACACCTTTCCCCACGCTGGAACGCGCTTAACCATCGCAAGACTGATGTCACACCGTCCGATCTTGAGCGAAACTGGCAGTTTCCGCATGGCACACCGCTACGCAGCAGCGTCTGGCGTGAGAAGGCGCGCAAGTTTGCGGGTCGAGCGCTAAAACTCCCCTCGTTCATGCATTTCGCTCAGTTAGATCAACGGTTGACCGTGCATCTGGCGCGTCTCGCACTCATGCTGGCTGACCACCACTATTCGGCTGGTGCGGCAACGGTTGGCTGGCAGGACATGGCTTATTCCGTCTGGGCTAACACCGATCGTAAAACGAGGGAATATAAACAGAAGCTGGACGAGCACTGCGTCGGCGTCGGGCAAAACGCGCTGCTTCTAGGGCGCAGCCTGCCACACCTGCGCGACACGCTACCCGCGATTACTCGCCACAAAGGATTCCGTCAACGCAGCACGCACCCGCGCTTTCGCTGGCAGGATCGCGCATTCGATCTCGCCGGTTCCATTCGTGAATCCAGCAAGCAGCATGGGTTTTTCGGCGTCAATATGGCCTCTACAGGCCGGGGGAAAACCTTCGCCAACGCCCGAATTATGTATGGCTTGTCGGACGAATCACTCGGCTGTCGTTTCTCTGTCGCGCTGGGGTTGCGCACGCTGACGCTACAAACGGGTGATGCACTACGGCAGCGCTTAACGCTGGATGAAGACGACTTAGCGGTGCTGATTGGCTCACAGGCCGTGCAAGATCTCCATGAAATGCAGTTGGAAAATGAAGCGCGCCAGCAGAACACGCCGCAGACGGGTAGTGAATCCGCCGATCCGCTGTTCTCTGAACATCAGTATGTTCGTTACGATGGCTCGCTGGACGATGGCAGGTTAAAGACGTGGCTGGAACGTAGCCCCACCCTGCATCAATTATTGAGTGCACCAGTGCTGATCACCACCATCGATCACCTGATGCCCGCAACGGAAAGTCTGCGCGGCGGCCACCAAATTGCCCCGATGCTACGGCTATTGACCTCCGATCTGGTGCTAGATGAACCGGATGATTTTGGGCTGGAAGATCTTCCCGCGCTCTGCCGACTGGTGAACTGGGCAGGAATGCTGGGATCGCGTGTTCTACTTTCCTCGGCCACGTTGCCACCCGCGTTAATTCGCGCGTTGTTCGGTGCCTATCTTGATGGCCGTGCTGCCTGGCAACAGGCTTACGGCACACCGAATACGCCGCTTAACGTGTGCTGCGGCTGGTTTGATGAATTTGATTGTCAGCATGAGCAGTACGGCGACGTGAAAGGCTTTATGACCCAGCATGATGCGTTCGTTCAGCAGCGGCTGAAGAATCTGACCAAAGAGGAGCTTCCGCTCCGGCTGGCTTCTATTGTGCCCGTCAGTAGCCCCAGTAAAAATAAAGATGATGTTCATCTGGCCGTCGCGCAGGCGATCCACCCACTGCTGCGCGATTTACACTTACAGCACCATCAGAAACACAAGAACGGCAAAGCCGTTTCCCTGGGGCTGGTCAGAATGGCGAATATCAATCCGCTGGTTGCCGTCGCCCATCAGCTACTTGCTATGCCCTCGCCGCAGGACACCTGTATTCATTACTGCATTTATCACAGCCAACACCCACTGGCGATGCGTTCCTATATTGAGCAGCGGCTCGATGCCGCACTGATACGTCACGACGCCGATACGCTGTGGCAGGTGGCGGAGATTCGTCAGGCGATAGAAAACGCGCCGCAACAGCATCATATCTTCGTCGTATTAGCGACCTCGGTCGCCGAAGTCGGTAGAGACCATGATTACGATTGGGCGATTGTCGAACCCAGCTCAATGCGTTCGTTTATTCAGCTTGCCGGACGAATATTACGTCATCGGCAGGATGAACAACATGTGCCTAAAACGCCGAATATCACCCTACTTAGCCACAATATTCGTGCGCTGAGAGATAAAGACGTCGCGTACTGTAAACCTGGGTTTGAATCTGACGATGAGCCGCTAACCACACATGATCTTCGTCAGCTATTGCAGGAGGAGGACTACCGTCATCTCAACGCCGCACCGCGCATTGTGCAACCGGCGCCTCTCAACAAGCCGTTTTCACTGGTGGCGTTAGAACATGCTGTTTTAGGAAAAACGCTGCTTGGCCTCAAAAATCAAAAGCTCGATGACCTGAAACGCCCACCCGCTGCGTTTTGGTGGCGCGCACATCCGCACTGGAACGGTGAATTACAGCGGCGCACGCCGTTTCGTCAATCGACAAAAGATGAACCGTACATCCTGTGGATCGCCGCCGACGACGACGATGCCGTTTTCATGATACCGGACGACGGCCCCAGCAAGTGGAAGCAAAGCGATGTGATCCGCCCCACGTCACTGCACATGGCAGAAGGGGTTTGTGCATGGGTCGATCCCGACTACCACGCCTTATACCAGCGACTGGCGGACGAGAAACAGTGGGAACTCAAACGGGTTAGCGAACGCTTCGGCGAAATTCGCCTACGGGAAGACGAGGAAAAAGACTGGCTTTGGCACCCGCTGTTAGGGGTGTTTGCACTGTGA
- the csy2 gene encoding type I-F CRISPR-associated protein Csy2 has protein sequence MSTLIILHRIKVENANAIAGLTYGFPAITHFLGFTHALSRKLQASHGLTLEGCGVVSHQHQLHAYGSSWERSFALTRNPLTKEAKTAAFNEEGRMHMTVSLLIRCEGQIPADTTALRDFLTQQAQCQRLAGGTIVDIERVTIQSLPSDAAETRKVMRRLLPGFVLKDRTSLLHDHFQTLQQDNPHAELIDAWLDFAALKMRAERDPNGSNVQWQYQPKPGGGGFLIPLMIGYRAISPLYAPGEVDKTRDPHTPFCFAEATYGIGEWQGAHRISDIRHILWEYDYQNGDYHCRQLADTDSTAEDTSYEFDD, from the coding sequence ATGAGCACGCTGATTATTCTGCATCGTATCAAGGTCGAAAACGCCAATGCCATTGCCGGGCTGACCTACGGATTCCCCGCTATTACACACTTTCTTGGTTTTACCCATGCGCTGTCGCGTAAATTACAGGCCAGCCACGGGTTGACGCTGGAAGGCTGCGGTGTGGTGAGCCATCAACATCAGCTACACGCCTACGGTTCTAGCTGGGAACGGAGTTTCGCTCTGACTCGCAACCCATTGACCAAAGAGGCGAAAACCGCTGCCTTCAATGAAGAAGGCCGTATGCACATGACCGTTTCGCTGCTAATCCGCTGCGAGGGACAGATTCCGGCGGATACCACGGCATTGCGTGATTTCCTCACCCAGCAGGCACAGTGCCAGCGGCTGGCGGGCGGCACGATTGTCGATATCGAGCGCGTCACCATTCAGTCATTACCCAGCGACGCAGCGGAAACCCGTAAAGTTATGCGCCGTTTGTTACCTGGCTTTGTACTCAAAGATCGCACATCGCTACTGCATGACCATTTCCAGACGCTACAGCAGGATAATCCGCACGCGGAACTGATCGATGCCTGGCTGGATTTCGCCGCGTTAAAAATGCGGGCAGAGCGTGATCCCAATGGGAGCAATGTACAGTGGCAATACCAGCCCAAACCCGGTGGTGGCGGCTTCCTGATCCCGCTAATGATCGGCTATCGCGCCATTTCGCCGCTTTATGCACCCGGTGAAGTCGATAAAACCCGCGATCCGCACACGCCATTCTGTTTTGCTGAAGCCACCTACGGCATCGGGGAATGGCAAGGCGCACACCGTATCAGCGATATCCGCCACATCCTCTGGGAGTACGACTATCAGAACGGCGATTATCACTGCCGCCAATTAGCGGATACCGATTCAACAGCAGAAGACACTTCCTACGAATTCGATGACTAA
- the csy3 gene encoding type I-F CRISPR-associated protein Csy3 — translation MAKAPTSLKTASVLAFERKLANSDAVMYAGNWAQQDNWTPIAIQEKSVRGTISNRLKNALTSDPAKLDAEIQKANLQTVDVAALPFGADTLKVVFTLRVLGNLAQPSVCNDQNYQTALGNIITGYAQDQGFGTLAARYAENIANGRFLWRNRVGAEAIRVVVTTGELRWEFNGEDYSLRQFSQPTGDLAALAQAIEQGLAGDTSALFTVEAYVQLGNGQEVFPSQELVLDEKARNGKSKILYQVNDVAAIHSQKIGNALRTVDDWFPAADEAGPIAVEPYGSVTSRGKAYRQPKDKMDFYTLLDNWVIKGDVPALEQQHYVIATLIRGGVFGEKGE, via the coding sequence ATGGCAAAAGCACCAACAAGTTTAAAAACTGCATCGGTACTGGCTTTTGAACGCAAGCTGGCGAATTCGGATGCGGTAATGTACGCAGGCAACTGGGCGCAGCAGGATAACTGGACACCGATTGCCATTCAGGAGAAATCGGTGCGCGGGACGATCTCCAACCGCCTGAAAAATGCCCTCACCAGCGACCCAGCCAAACTGGATGCAGAAATCCAGAAAGCCAACCTGCAAACCGTAGACGTTGCCGCCCTTCCCTTCGGAGCCGATACCCTGAAAGTCGTGTTTACCCTGCGGGTACTCGGTAATCTGGCGCAGCCCTCGGTCTGTAACGATCAGAATTATCAAACCGCGCTGGGTAACATCATTACCGGCTACGCTCAGGATCAAGGTTTTGGCACACTGGCGGCACGCTATGCGGAGAACATCGCTAACGGTCGTTTTCTGTGGCGCAACCGCGTCGGGGCGGAAGCCATTCGCGTGGTGGTTACCACGGGCGAGCTGCGTTGGGAATTTAACGGTGAAGACTATTCGCTGCGCCAATTCAGCCAGCCAACGGGTGACCTTGCCGCACTGGCACAGGCGATTGAGCAAGGGCTGGCGGGTGACACCTCGGCACTTTTCACCGTGGAAGCCTACGTACAGCTCGGCAACGGGCAGGAAGTCTTCCCTTCTCAGGAACTGGTGCTCGATGAAAAAGCGCGTAACGGCAAGAGCAAGATTCTCTATCAGGTGAATGACGTCGCCGCCATTCACTCGCAGAAAATCGGTAACGCGCTACGCACCGTTGATGACTGGTTTCCCGCCGCCGATGAAGCTGGCCCGATTGCCGTCGAGCCTTACGGTTCCGTGACCAGCCGGGGTAAAGCCTACCGCCAGCCCAAAGATAAAATGGATTTTTACACGCTGCTGGATAACTGGGTGATTAAAGGCGATGTTCCTGCACTGGAGCAGCAGCACTATGTGATCGCCACGCTGATTCGCGGCGGTGTGTTTGGTGAAAAAGGCGAATAA
- the cas6f gene encoding type I-F CRISPR-associated endoribonuclease Cas6/Csy4: MDHYIDIRVQPDPEFTASQLLNALFAKLHRALGQVADGKIGISFPQVGKTLGECLRLHGTKEALSTLEQTAWLKGLRDYTQVSECKAIPDGVKFRTVRRVQLKSSAERLRRRSVSKGWLTEAEAAARIPDAVEKRSALPFVQIKSLSNGQMFFVFVEHGPLQDTPVAGRFSSYGLSAEATVPWF, encoded by the coding sequence ATGGATCACTACATTGATATTCGCGTCCAGCCCGATCCAGAGTTCACTGCCTCGCAGCTCTTGAACGCGCTGTTTGCCAAACTGCACCGGGCGCTCGGACAGGTAGCGGATGGCAAGATTGGGATCAGCTTTCCCCAAGTGGGTAAAACGCTGGGGGAATGTCTGCGGCTGCACGGTACAAAAGAGGCGCTCTCTACGCTGGAGCAAACGGCCTGGCTGAAAGGATTGCGGGATTACACGCAGGTTTCTGAGTGTAAAGCCATCCCTGACGGCGTGAAATTTCGCACCGTACGCCGCGTTCAGCTCAAGAGTAGCGCCGAACGGTTACGCCGACGCTCAGTCAGCAAAGGCTGGTTGACGGAAGCGGAAGCCGCAGCACGAATTCCCGATGCGGTGGAAAAACGCAGCGCACTGCCGTTTGTGCAAATCAAAAGCTTGTCCAACGGGCAAATGTTTTTCGTGTTTGTGGAACATGGCCCGCTACAGGATACCCCTGTCGCTGGCCGCTTCTCTTCCTACGGTTTAAGCGCAGAAGCCACCGTTCCGTGGTTCTAA
- a CDS encoding secondary thiamine-phosphate synthase enzyme YjbQ: protein MWTQYEIRLKPKARGFHLVTDEILVQVTALRQINVGLMQVFIKHTSAALTINENADPTVRQDFESFFNRLVPEDEPYYRHTYEGSDDMPAHLKGSLLGNSLTIPITNGRLNIGTWQGIYLCEHRNHGGSRSLVVTLNGE, encoded by the coding sequence ATGTGGACGCAGTATGAAATCCGCCTGAAGCCAAAAGCCAGAGGCTTTCATCTGGTGACCGATGAAATATTGGTGCAGGTTACTGCACTGCGCCAGATAAACGTCGGGTTGATGCAGGTGTTCATCAAACATACCTCGGCGGCGCTAACGATTAATGAGAATGCTGACCCTACGGTACGGCAGGATTTCGAGAGCTTCTTTAATCGCTTAGTGCCGGAGGATGAACCGTATTACCGTCATACTTATGAGGGGAGTGACGACATGCCGGCACACCTGAAAGGCAGCCTGCTGGGAAACAGCCTGACGATCCCCATCACCAACGGACGCCTGAACATCGGCACCTGGCAGGGCATCTACCTGTGCGAGCATCGCAACCACGGCGGCAGTCGCTCGCTGGTTGTCACGCTCAACGGGGAATAA
- the uvrA gene encoding excinuclease ABC subunit UvrA — MDKIEVRGARTHNLKNINLIIPRDKLIVITGLSGSGKSSLAFDTLYAEGQRRYVESLSAYARQFLSLMEKPDVDHIEGLSPAISIEQKSTSHNPRSTVGTITEIHDYLRLLFARVGEPRCPEHDVPLDAQTVSQMVDNVLAQPEGKRLMLLAPIVKDRKGEHSKTLENLASQGYIRARIDGEVCDLSDPPKLELQKKHTIEVVVDRFKVREDLAQRLAESFETALDLSGGSVVVADMDDPTQPELLFSANFACPVCGYSMHELEPRMFSFNNPAGACPSCDGLGVQQFFDPSRVVQNAELSLAGGAIRGWDRRNFYYFQMLRSLAEHYKFDVDAPFDSLSAAVQKVILYGSGKENVEFKYINDRGDTSVRRHPFEGVLHNMERRYKETESTAVREELAKFISNRSCASCGGTRLREEARNVFVQQTTLPQISDMSIGHAMTFFQNMKLSGQRAQIAEKVLKEIGDRLKFLVNVGLNYLSLSRSAETLSGGEAQRIRLASQIGAGLVGVMYVLDEPSIGLHQRDNERLLETLIHLRNLGNTVIVVEHDEDAIRAADHVIDIGPGAGVHGGQIVAEGTMEEIMAVPDSLTGQFLSGKRKIEIPKQRVPADPTKVLKLIGAKGNNLKDVTLTLPVGLFTCITGVSGSGKSTLINDTLFPLAQRQLNGATLAEPAAHREIQGLEHFDKVIDIDQSPIGRTPRSNPATYTGIFTPIRELFAGVPEARTRGYNPGRFSFNVRGGRCEACQGDGVIKVEMHFLPDVYVPCDQCKGKRYNRETLEIQYKGKGIHEVLDMTIEEAREFFDAIPALARKLQTLIDVGLSYIRLGQSATTLSGGEAQRVKLSRELSKRGTGQTLYILDEPTTGLHFADIQQLLTVLHQLRDQGNTIVVIEHNLDVIKTADWIVDLGPEGGSGGGEILVSGTPEKVAECEQSHTARFLRPILAREA, encoded by the coding sequence ATGGATAAGATCGAAGTTCGTGGTGCTCGTACCCATAATCTCAAGAATATCAATCTGATAATCCCTCGTGACAAGTTGATCGTCATCACCGGTCTGTCTGGTTCGGGTAAGTCATCGCTGGCGTTTGACACGCTGTATGCCGAAGGGCAGCGGCGCTATGTGGAATCACTCTCCGCCTACGCCCGTCAGTTTTTGTCGCTGATGGAAAAACCGGATGTCGATCATATAGAAGGGCTATCGCCCGCCATCTCTATCGAACAGAAATCCACCTCGCACAACCCGCGTTCTACGGTCGGGACGATTACCGAAATTCATGACTACCTGCGTTTGCTGTTTGCACGCGTGGGTGAACCGCGTTGCCCAGAGCACGATGTGCCGCTGGATGCGCAAACGGTCAGCCAAATGGTGGACAACGTGCTGGCACAGCCGGAAGGCAAACGCCTGATGCTGCTGGCACCGATTGTGAAAGATCGCAAAGGCGAACACAGTAAGACGCTGGAAAACCTGGCTTCACAGGGCTATATCCGCGCCCGTATTGACGGCGAAGTCTGCGATCTGTCCGATCCACCGAAGCTGGAATTACAGAAAAAGCACACCATTGAAGTCGTCGTTGATCGGTTTAAAGTGCGCGAGGATTTGGCGCAGCGGCTGGCAGAGTCGTTTGAAACCGCGCTGGATCTGTCTGGTGGTAGCGTGGTGGTGGCGGATATGGACGATCCGACGCAGCCTGAACTGCTGTTCTCCGCGAACTTTGCCTGTCCGGTGTGTGGCTACAGTATGCACGAACTGGAACCGCGTATGTTCTCGTTCAATAACCCGGCGGGCGCCTGCCCAAGCTGTGATGGTCTGGGCGTGCAGCAGTTCTTCGATCCGTCCCGTGTGGTGCAAAATGCCGAGCTGTCGCTGGCTGGCGGCGCAATTCGAGGCTGGGATCGCCGCAACTTCTACTATTTTCAGATGCTGCGCTCACTGGCGGAGCACTACAAATTTGACGTCGATGCGCCGTTTGACAGCCTGAGCGCAGCGGTTCAGAAAGTGATCCTGTACGGCTCCGGTAAAGAGAACGTCGAATTCAAATACATCAACGACCGCGGCGACACCTCGGTACGTCGCCATCCGTTTGAAGGCGTACTGCACAACATGGAGCGCCGCTATAAAGAAACGGAATCCACGGCGGTGCGCGAAGAGCTGGCGAAATTCATCAGTAACCGTTCCTGCGCCAGCTGCGGCGGAACGCGCCTGCGCGAAGAAGCGCGTAACGTATTCGTTCAACAGACGACGCTGCCGCAGATTTCCGATATGAGCATCGGCCATGCGATGACGTTCTTCCAGAATATGAAGCTCAGCGGGCAACGCGCCCAAATCGCCGAGAAAGTGCTGAAAGAGATTGGCGATCGACTGAAGTTTTTGGTGAATGTCGGGCTGAACTATTTGTCGCTCTCCCGTTCGGCGGAAACGCTGTCCGGCGGCGAAGCGCAGCGTATTCGTCTGGCGAGCCAGATCGGTGCTGGGCTGGTCGGCGTGATGTACGTACTAGATGAGCCGTCCATCGGCCTACATCAGCGCGATAACGAGCGCCTGCTGGAAACCCTGATTCACCTGCGTAATCTGGGCAATACCGTCATTGTGGTGGAACACGATGAAGATGCGATTCGCGCCGCTGACCATGTGATTGATATCGGTCCTGGTGCGGGCGTGCACGGCGGGCAGATTGTCGCAGAAGGAACAATGGAAGAGATCATGGCGGTGCCGGATTCTCTGACGGGGCAGTTCCTCAGCGGCAAACGCAAGATTGAAATTCCGAAGCAGCGTGTGCCAGCGGATCCGACCAAAGTGCTCAAGCTAATTGGCGCGAAGGGCAATAACCTGAAAGACGTCACGCTGACGCTGCCGGTTGGGCTGTTTACCTGCATCACTGGGGTATCGGGATCGGGTAAATCGACCCTTATCAACGATACCTTGTTCCCACTGGCGCAGCGCCAACTGAACGGTGCAACGCTGGCAGAGCCTGCCGCGCACCGCGAGATTCAGGGACTGGAACATTTCGATAAGGTGATCGATATCGATCAAAGCCCGATCGGTCGTACGCCGCGCTCCAACCCCGCAACCTATACCGGCATTTTCACGCCGATTCGTGAACTGTTTGCTGGCGTGCCGGAAGCCCGTACCCGTGGCTACAATCCTGGCCGTTTCAGCTTTAACGTGCGCGGTGGGCGCTGCGAAGCCTGTCAGGGCGACGGCGTGATTAAGGTCGAAATGCACTTCCTGCCGGATGTCTATGTGCCGTGTGACCAGTGCAAAGGCAAGCGCTATAACCGCGAAACGTTGGAGATTCAATACAAAGGCAAAGGCATCCATGAAGTGCTGGATATGACCATCGAAGAGGCGCGAGAGTTCTTTGATGCCATTCCGGCGCTGGCGCGGAAACTGCAAACGCTGATTGACGTCGGCCTGTCCTACATTCGCCTTGGGCAGTCTGCCACCACGCTATCCGGCGGGGAGGCGCAGCGTGTGAAACTATCACGCGAGCTGTCGAAACGTGGCACCGGGCAGACGCTGTATATTCTCGACGAACCGACAACCGGCCTGCACTTTGCCGATATTCAGCAGCTTCTTACCGTTCTGCATCAGTTGCGCGATCAGGGCAATACCATCGTGGTGATTGAACACAATCTGGATGTGATTAAAACGGCGGACTGGATTGTCGACTTAGGGCCGGAAGGCGGCAGCGGCGGCGGAGAAATTCTGGTTTCCGGCACGCCGGAAAAGGTGGCTGAGTGCGAACAGTCCCATACCGCGCGCTTCCTGCGACCTATTCTGGCGCGTGAAGCCTGA
- the ssb1 gene encoding single-stranded DNA-binding protein SSB1 — translation MASRGVNKVILVGNLGQDPEVRYMPNGGAVANITLATSESWRDKQTGEQKEKTEWHRVVLFGKLAEVAGEYLRKGSQVYIEGALQTRKWADQSGVERYTTEVVVNVGGTMQMLGGRQGGGAPAGGNAGGGQQQGGWGQPQQPQGGNQFSGGAQSQPRPAQNSAPAQSNEPPMDFDDDIPF, via the coding sequence ATGGCCAGCAGAGGCGTTAATAAAGTGATTCTTGTCGGGAATCTGGGTCAAGACCCGGAAGTCCGCTATATGCCGAATGGTGGTGCAGTTGCCAACATCACGCTGGCTACGTCGGAAAGCTGGCGTGACAAGCAAACCGGTGAGCAGAAAGAGAAGACCGAATGGCACCGCGTGGTGCTGTTCGGCAAACTGGCAGAAGTCGCGGGCGAATACCTGCGCAAAGGCTCTCAGGTTTACATCGAAGGCGCACTGCAAACCCGTAAATGGGCCGATCAGTCTGGCGTAGAGCGTTACACCACCGAAGTGGTTGTTAACGTCGGCGGCACGATGCAGATGTTAGGTGGACGCCAGGGTGGCGGCGCACCAGCAGGCGGTAACGCAGGTGGCGGTCAGCAACAAGGTGGCTGGGGTCAACCTCAACAGCCTCAGGGCGGCAACCAGTTCAGCGGCGGCGCGCAATCTCAGCCGCGCCCAGCTCAGAACAGCGCGCCTGCACAGAGCAACGAACCGCCAATGGATTTCGACGACGACATTCCGTTTTAA